In the Terriglobales bacterium genome, one interval contains:
- a CDS encoding TIR domain-containing protein gives MSYLKLSEVRAAAQAYQARQPVRKSATQILSDQVRDYSPARTYDVFLSHSKEDAELILGVKAILEGNGLSVYVDWVDDPQLDRSNVTAETANVLRKRMRSCRQFVFATSENSPKSVWMPWELGYYDGYKNGSVSMIQNPEVVPIEIGDIVGN, from the coding sequence ATGAGCTACCTCAAACTCTCCGAAGTTCGGGCCGCAGCGCAGGCCTATCAGGCGCGACAGCCGGTGCGCAAGAGCGCCACACAAATCCTGAGTGACCAGGTGAGGGACTATTCTCCCGCTCGCACCTACGATGTCTTCCTGTCCCATAGCAAGGAGGATGCGGAACTCATCCTCGGCGTAAAGGCCATCCTGGAAGGTAATGGCCTCAGTGTCTATGTGGACTGGGTGGACGATCCGCAATTGGATCGCAGCAACGTGACCGCTGAAACCGCGAATGTGCTGAGAAAACGGATGCGTTCATGCCGGCAGTTTGTATTTGCCACGTCGGAGAACTCGCCGAAGTCGGTGTGGATGCCGTGGGAGCTTGGCTATTATGACGGCTACAAGAACGGCAGCGTGTCGATGATCCAAAACCCAGAAGTTGTACCAATTGAAATTGGAGATATCGTAGGCAATTGA
- a CDS encoding TIR domain-containing protein: MARRVFFSFHYKRDVIRANIVKNSWVTQDREDAGFFNSSVFESKQRTSEDALRRFLDDGFFNTTVTCALIGAETAWRRWVRYELFRSVIRGNALLGVTIHNIPNFLKQTDQPGWNPFAVTGFEMVSGMVRFKELQYNALTNKTSWVWSKDFPRGFAPSSIGLDLGARTNTTLEPFAQIYDWNAHNGCYNLGTWVEDAAKRAGH, encoded by the coding sequence ATGGCACGGCGAGTCTTTTTCAGCTTCCATTACAAGCGAGACGTAATCCGCGCGAACATCGTGAAGAATTCCTGGGTCACGCAGGACCGGGAAGATGCGGGCTTCTTCAACAGTTCCGTCTTCGAGAGCAAGCAGCGCACGAGCGAAGACGCATTGAGGCGTTTTCTCGACGACGGCTTCTTTAATACCACGGTGACATGCGCCTTGATCGGGGCGGAGACGGCGTGGCGTAGGTGGGTCCGGTATGAGCTTTTCCGAAGTGTCATCCGAGGCAACGCCCTTCTCGGCGTGACGATACACAACATTCCGAATTTTCTAAAACAGACAGATCAACCGGGCTGGAACCCGTTCGCGGTCACTGGATTTGAGATGGTAAGCGGGATGGTCCGGTTCAAAGAGCTCCAGTACAATGCCTTGACCAACAAGACTTCGTGGGTTTGGAGTAAAGACTTTCCACGAGGTTTCGCTCCTTCGAGTATCGGACTCGACTTGGGTGCTCGCACAAATACAACGCTGGAGCCGTTCGCTCAAATCTACGACTGGAACGCCCACAACGGCTGCTATAACCTGGGGACCTGGGTTGAAGATGCGGCAAAGCGGGCGGGACATTAA